The proteins below are encoded in one region of Myxococcales bacterium:
- a CDS encoding DUF3800 domain-containing protein → MDESGCDGKQAKDHQEPIFVLGGITVSDERWFKTNKDFNDLLEELLPQGVPDNFELHANQLLSPDGEGYFEGWSRETRNKFATDVLDLISDLNHDCHIAIVPKKGLSEGSSPYILGLDYLTGYLEKYIRDRKGSTARGMVILDQKKDLEHEIHDLLREKRFGTKNARLKRLVEFGYHVDSRRNPMVQISDLIVYISRKCAELAMGHRDDWPEEAKSFYAKSFQKIYTRLAWKKFPEIQEKHCTTDYTNLFVKPQTVSDKTKKHIAVETIYSESEQEITGVRSIANKLSNPAKIDKVG, encoded by the coding sequence TTGGACGAATCCGGCTGTGATGGCAAACAAGCGAAAGATCATCAAGAACCAATTTTTGTATTAGGAGGGATCACCGTTAGCGACGAGCGATGGTTCAAAACCAATAAAGACTTCAATGACCTTTTGGAGGAACTCTTACCCCAAGGCGTTCCTGATAACTTTGAACTTCATGCTAATCAACTTCTTTCTCCTGACGGAGAAGGATATTTCGAAGGATGGTCTAGAGAAACGCGCAATAAGTTTGCTACGGACGTACTAGATCTAATTAGCGATCTAAATCACGACTGTCACATTGCGATAGTGCCAAAGAAAGGTCTTTCTGAAGGAAGCTCTCCCTACATTTTGGGACTGGACTACCTCACAGGATATCTCGAGAAATATATTAGGGATAGGAAAGGAAGCACAGCTCGAGGAATGGTCATACTCGACCAAAAAAAGGATTTAGAACACGAAATCCATGATCTGCTTAGAGAAAAAAGGTTTGGGACGAAAAATGCTCGCCTCAAGCGGCTAGTGGAATTTGGCTACCATGTTGATTCGCGAAGGAATCCTATGGTTCAGATTTCTGATTTGATTGTCTATATATCCCGAAAGTGCGCAGAGCTTGCAATGGGGCACCGAGATGACTGGCCCGAAGAAGCCAAGAGTTTCTACGCCAAGTCGTTCCAAAAGATTTACACTCGACTAGCTTGGAAAAAGTTTCCTGAAATTCAAGAAAAACACTGTACCACCGACTACACTAATCTGTTCGTAAAACCTCAAACAGTTAGCGACAAAACAAAAAAGCATATTGCCGTGGAAACAATCTATTCAGAGAGTGAACAGGAAATTACCGGCGTTCGGAGCATTGCAAACAAACTGTCAAATCCCGCAAAAATAGACAAAGTTGGCTAG
- a CDS encoding type II toxin-antitoxin system RelE/ParE family toxin codes for MIKSFGNQLAEDLYDDKSTRVVRKFPAELRRVTRRKLLYLHDAAELTDLRVPPGNRLEALKGDMKGLHSIRVNKQWRVVFRWSEGDAYEVQVLDYH; via the coding sequence GTGATAAAAAGCTTTGGAAATCAGCTAGCGGAGGACCTGTACGACGATAAAAGCACAAGGGTGGTAAGGAAGTTCCCTGCAGAACTACGCCGAGTAACTCGACGAAAGCTTCTTTATCTTCACGATGCTGCAGAGCTCACAGATTTACGGGTTCCTCCAGGAAATCGATTGGAAGCATTGAAGGGAGATATGAAAGGCCTACATAGCATACGAGTCAATAAGCAATGGCGGGTAGTGTTTCGCTGGTCTGAAGGCGACGCATATGAAGTGCAAGTGTTGGATTACCACTAA
- a CDS encoding HigA family addiction module antidote protein — MRQPKNPFHPGEILLEEFLEPAGITQTAFAEQLGWTKARLNELIKGKRGITADAALDLAEALGTTAKLWMNLQATYDLDQAKKKRAA; from the coding sequence ATGAGGCAACCGAAAAACCCATTCCATCCCGGCGAAATATTGCTCGAGGAGTTCCTTGAGCCGGCGGGAATTACGCAAACGGCCTTTGCTGAGCAATTGGGCTGGACGAAGGCTCGGCTCAACGAACTCATCAAAGGCAAGCGGGGCATCACCGCCGATGCGGCTTTGGACCTTGCCGAGGCGCTAGGAACGACGGCTAAGCTATGGATGAATCTTCAGGCGACTTACGATTTGGACCAAGCAAAGAAAAAACGGGCGGCATAG
- a CDS encoding DUF2442 domain-containing protein encodes MWVDLIDGRRLAVPLSFFPRLRSATEEQRKELVISGGGVGLHWEVLDEDISVPHLLSGLPSVEAA; translated from the coding sequence ATGTGGGTCGATTTGATTGATGGCCGTCGATTGGCGGTTCCATTGTCATTTTTTCCACGTTTACGTTCCGCCACAGAGGAGCAACGAAAAGAGCTTGTGATTAGTGGTGGCGGCGTAGGGCTGCATTGGGAAGTGCTTGACGAAGATATTTCGGTTCCACATCTACTCTCAGGCTTGCCTTCGGTCGAAGCCGCCTAA
- a CDS encoding type II toxin-antitoxin system MqsA family antitoxin: MKCTICAHGETAAGYVTQTLQRGDVTVIVKNVPAQICDNCGEQYVDEEVAAALLKLAEQSVQSGVELDVRQYAA; this comes from the coding sequence ATGAAATGTACAATTTGCGCCCATGGTGAAACAGCAGCGGGCTACGTGACACAAACCCTACAGCGTGGCGACGTTACAGTGATCGTAAAGAATGTCCCAGCGCAGATTTGCGATAACTGCGGCGAGCAGTACGTCGATGAAGAAGTAGCTGCAGCGCTCCTCAAGCTGGCAGAGCAGTCCGTCCAATCAGGCGTAGAACTCGACGTCCGGCAATACGCCGCCTAA
- a CDS encoding DUF4258 domain-containing protein, producing the protein MKLVFRAHALQRMFERAVSVQDVRQVLEQDDKIENYSDDKPFPSALYLGDLGDRMLHVVAAKNKKASETVVITVYEPSVLKWQPGFRVRRKET; encoded by the coding sequence ATGAAGTTGGTGTTTCGGGCACATGCGCTTCAAAGAATGTTCGAGCGCGCAGTTTCTGTGCAAGACGTCAGGCAAGTTTTAGAGCAAGACGATAAAATCGAGAACTATTCCGATGACAAACCCTTTCCGAGTGCTCTGTATCTCGGAGATTTAGGGGATAGGATGCTTCATGTTGTCGCTGCAAAAAACAAAAAAGCCTCGGAAACAGTAGTGATTACCGTGTACGAGCCGAGTGTGCTAAAATGGCAACCAGGGTTTCGCGTGAGAAGGAAAGAAACATGA
- a CDS encoding AbrB/MazE/SpoVT family DNA-binding domain-containing protein, translating to MAKLKVTAIGNSSGVILPNDLLAKLRVNRGDHLYLIETPSGFELSPYDPDFEEQMEAAEKIMRRDRTVLKKLSE from the coding sequence ATGGCGAAACTTAAAGTCACAGCGATTGGAAACTCTTCGGGGGTTATTCTACCGAATGACCTACTCGCCAAATTGCGAGTTAATCGCGGCGATCATCTCTACCTTATCGAGACACCATCTGGCTTTGAGCTTTCACCTTATGATCCGGACTTCGAAGAACAAATGGAAGCAGCCGAGAAGATCATGCGTCGTGACCGCACTGTGTTAAAGAAGTTGTCGGAGTAA
- a CDS encoding type II toxin-antitoxin system death-on-curing family toxin — MNWVWIRQDVFYAVHKRQLAEHGGLGGVRDHALLESAMIRPQNLALYESTADLADLASAYATGIVKNHPFVDGNKRVAHVVYQLFLELNGYTSGWAETEKYQRMLQLSASKMTEQKFAELLRPSLKPKQ, encoded by the coding sequence ATGAACTGGGTATGGATCCGACAGGATGTCTTCTATGCCGTCCACAAAAGACAGCTGGCTGAACATGGTGGCCTAGGTGGTGTACGCGATCATGCGTTACTCGAGTCTGCGATGATCCGACCACAAAACTTGGCTCTGTATGAATCAACCGCGGATTTAGCTGATTTAGCTAGCGCATATGCAACCGGGATCGTGAAGAACCACCCCTTCGTGGATGGCAACAAAAGAGTCGCTCATGTCGTTTACCAGTTATTCCTTGAGCTTAATGGCTACACTAGTGGATGGGCGGAGACCGAAAAATACCAAAGGATGCTCCAGCTTTCAGCCAGTAAGATGACGGAGCAAAAGTTTGCTGAGTTGCTACGTCCCTCGCTGAAACCAAAGCAATAA
- a CDS encoding nucleotidyl transferase AbiEii/AbiGii toxin family protein, with the protein MKGYIEQRLEQYSPRNKVEEKNALQEIFQEIALYALQRSGFFEHAAFCGGTALRILYGLNRFSEDLDFSLKEADAGFLLDPYVDKAAEYAKDFGLSFEASGRNKVDKAVKGRFLKQNSLGLMLDLDYLNDPREKIKIKVELDANPPEGAGFERHYHDFPIDFPLLAHDMPSLFAGKIHAVLCREPSKGRDWYDLSWYLSRQINPNLGFLKNALWQLGPWKEKTISVDSKWLKRALSNCIHDADFESLRQDVQPLLGVQERQSLEHWSADLFLSKLNKVGF; encoded by the coding sequence ATGAAAGGTTACATTGAACAACGCCTAGAGCAGTACTCTCCGCGCAACAAAGTTGAGGAGAAAAATGCCCTGCAGGAAATCTTTCAAGAGATTGCGCTTTACGCCCTGCAGCGCTCAGGCTTTTTTGAGCATGCGGCTTTTTGCGGAGGTACAGCTCTGCGCATTTTGTATGGCCTGAATCGTTTTTCTGAAGACCTGGATTTCTCCCTAAAAGAAGCAGATGCAGGATTTTTACTCGATCCCTATGTCGATAAGGCCGCGGAGTATGCAAAAGATTTTGGCCTTAGTTTCGAGGCCTCAGGTCGCAATAAAGTAGACAAAGCCGTCAAAGGTCGATTTCTAAAACAAAATTCTCTTGGGCTAATGTTGGATTTGGACTATTTGAATGATCCGCGTGAAAAAATCAAAATCAAGGTCGAGCTCGATGCAAACCCTCCGGAGGGCGCAGGTTTTGAGCGGCACTACCATGATTTCCCCATCGACTTTCCCTTGTTGGCACATGATATGCCGAGTCTTTTTGCAGGAAAGATTCACGCTGTGTTGTGTCGTGAACCGAGCAAAGGCCGCGATTGGTATGACTTGTCCTGGTATCTTTCAAGACAGATTAATCCCAATCTGGGCTTCCTTAAAAATGCGCTCTGGCAACTTGGCCCATGGAAGGAAAAAACAATCAGCGTTGATTCTAAGTGGCTCAAACGCGCGCTTAGTAATTGTATCCACGATGCAGACTTCGAGTCACTTAGGCAGGACGTGCAGCCTTTGCTTGGAGTACAAGAAAGGCAGAGTCTTGAGCATTGGTCCGCTGACCTATTCCTTAGCAAGCTAAACAAGGTGGGCTTTTGA
- the rsgA gene encoding ribosome small subunit-dependent GTPase A codes for MPTLEELGWTAELDHYFTQLGHPDWAPGRIARVDRERFGVWTASGEIPAELSGKIRDTSADHVCVGDWVALTLHNGLGIMHARLPRKTSISRKAAGEQTAEQALAANIDAVLLVCGLDADFNLRRIERALTLVMNSGASPIIVLNKADQCDNLPAKITLTEQVAPHMPVCAVSATTGLGLEELRTHLKAQQTFVLLGSSGVGKSTLTNSLLEQTRMQTGALRSSVEKGHHTTTHRQMWLLPNGALCIDTPGLRELGLWGSDEGLDVVFPEIEALARTCRFHDCSHEVEPGCAIQAALQDGALSSERYESWLKLRREYAFVEQRQSEHKRRQADKELGRMYKRAKEDARRRKPGFR; via the coding sequence ATGCCTACTCTTGAAGAACTTGGATGGACAGCTGAGCTAGACCACTACTTCACACAGCTTGGTCACCCAGATTGGGCGCCCGGACGCATCGCACGGGTTGACCGGGAACGATTTGGCGTCTGGACCGCATCCGGTGAAATTCCAGCCGAGCTCAGCGGCAAAATTCGCGATACGTCCGCAGACCACGTTTGCGTAGGCGATTGGGTCGCGCTTACTCTGCACAACGGTCTTGGTATCATGCACGCGAGGCTCCCACGCAAAACTAGCATTTCACGCAAAGCAGCTGGTGAACAAACCGCCGAGCAAGCACTTGCCGCAAACATCGATGCAGTGCTTTTAGTATGCGGTCTAGATGCTGATTTCAATCTGCGCCGCATTGAACGAGCTTTGACGCTGGTCATGAACAGCGGTGCATCACCAATTATTGTTCTAAACAAAGCAGATCAATGTGACAACCTACCTGCCAAAATAACCTTGACCGAGCAGGTTGCACCACACATGCCCGTATGCGCTGTAAGTGCCACCACAGGCTTGGGACTCGAAGAGCTACGTACCCACCTCAAAGCTCAGCAAACCTTTGTTCTGCTTGGATCCTCGGGTGTAGGAAAATCAACGCTTACTAACAGCCTGCTTGAGCAAACACGCATGCAAACTGGCGCTCTTCGCAGTTCCGTTGAAAAGGGACACCATACCACCACGCATCGCCAGATGTGGCTCCTGCCAAATGGAGCACTGTGTATCGATACACCGGGCCTTCGTGAACTCGGTCTGTGGGGATCGGATGAGGGTCTGGATGTCGTATTCCCAGAAATCGAAGCGCTTGCTCGCACCTGCCGTTTTCACGACTGCTCGCATGAAGTTGAGCCTGGGTGCGCCATCCAAGCCGCGCTCCAAGACGGCGCCCTCTCCTCAGAGCGCTACGAAAGCTGGCTCAAACTCCGGCGCGAATATGCTTTTGTCGAACAGCGCCAAAGCGAGCATAAACGTCGCCAGGCCGACAAAGAACTGGGCCGCATGTACAAACGCGCCAAAGAAGACGCACGCAGACGCAAACCTGGATTTCGTTAA
- a CDS encoding trypsin-like peptidase domain-containing protein: MKQANLIFVGLAALSVACAVQNDAVLSGSSAAQSIPENTFKEYFENSPAWQQRLQRSTAILVSTQDYNALTSRPVHLDQNLCSEQREQPFSSFAQPSFFSITDFGSCSAVLIDDEFIATAGHCRCEGASAVFGFYKDGNSSWPSIPQEQFYPVAETIVSVFTAQADYAVCRLERPVTEDFTPLPVAPMPTLGSELLFASYPLGTPAKLSAGIYDGVQHMTSRDASWHTVSKRSFVGESGSAVIDSEGRLVGNLSGAVPYALTSSPEQGHCQRFVSSDEVNGFTTMVMPIEPAVNALCDWAANRNRYLSNLDCGAMHLKAM; the protein is encoded by the coding sequence ATGAAGCAAGCCAATTTGATTTTTGTAGGATTGGCCGCACTTAGCGTTGCGTGTGCCGTTCAGAATGATGCGGTGCTTTCAGGAAGTAGCGCAGCGCAAAGCATTCCCGAGAATACCTTCAAGGAGTATTTTGAAAATTCACCCGCCTGGCAGCAACGGTTGCAGCGTTCCACGGCGATCTTGGTCTCGACCCAAGACTATAATGCTTTGACGAGCCGCCCCGTGCATCTTGACCAAAACCTCTGCTCCGAGCAAAGGGAACAGCCTTTTTCTTCTTTTGCACAACCATCGTTTTTTAGCATTACCGACTTTGGGAGTTGTTCTGCTGTGCTCATCGACGATGAGTTCATTGCCACTGCTGGGCACTGTCGTTGCGAGGGCGCAAGTGCGGTTTTTGGTTTTTACAAAGATGGAAACAGCTCTTGGCCTTCTATACCCCAGGAGCAATTCTACCCCGTGGCAGAGACCATTGTCTCGGTGTTTACGGCTCAGGCGGACTACGCGGTGTGTCGTTTGGAACGACCGGTCACCGAAGACTTCACGCCCTTGCCCGTGGCCCCCATGCCAACGTTGGGCTCCGAGCTGTTATTTGCGTCTTATCCACTTGGCACCCCCGCAAAGCTTTCTGCCGGCATCTATGACGGCGTGCAGCATATGACTAGCAGAGATGCGAGTTGGCATACCGTGAGCAAGCGCAGTTTCGTGGGTGAGTCCGGTTCAGCCGTCATCGATTCGGAGGGTCGCCTGGTAGGCAACCTTTCCGGCGCGGTTCCGTATGCCTTAACCTCAAGTCCAGAACAGGGCCATTGCCAGCGTTTTGTTTCAAGCGACGAGGTCAACGGTTTTACTACCATGGTGATGCCCATTGAGCCCGCCGTAAACGCTCTTTGTGACTGGGCCGCAAACCGGAATCGCTACTTATCGAATCTGGATTGCGGAGCCATGCATCTTAAGGCAATGTGA
- a CDS encoding type II toxin-antitoxin system MqsA family antitoxin: MKCTICAHGETTEGHVTQTLQRGGFTVIVKNVPARICDNCGKQYIDEALLKLAEQSVQAGVERDVRQYAA; the protein is encoded by the coding sequence ATGAAATGCACGATTTGCGCCCATGGGGAAACAACTGAAGGGCACGTCACACAGACCCTGCAACGCGGCGGCTTTACAGTAATTGTCAAGAATGTTCCTGCGCGGATTTGTGATAACTGCGGCAAGCAGTATATCGATGAAGCGCTGCTGAAGCTCGCGGAGCAGTCCGTTCAAGCTGGCGTAGAGCGCGACGTCCGGCAGTACGCCGCCTAA